In Rhododendron vialii isolate Sample 1 chromosome 9a, ASM3025357v1, the following are encoded in one genomic region:
- the LOC131302080 gene encoding CDP-diacylglycerol--serine O-phosphatidyltransferase 1-like isoform X1, which translates to MDVNGDRRQRRKNRTAQENGDMGPLVAAADELDPWTAWAYKPRTITLLLVGACFLMPSFLVYNAAKEMPYFIYLSWASGALDPQSSSSGDIVTSVKRGVWAMIAVFLAYCLLQAPSTILIRPHPAIWRLVHGMAVIYLVALTFLLFQNRDDARQFMKFLHPDLGVELPERSYGADCRIYMPENPTNRFKNVYDTLFDEFVLAHIFGWWGKAIMFRNQPLLWVLSIGFELMELTFRHMLPNFNECWWDSIVLDILICNWFGIWAGMHTVRYFDAKTYEWVGISRQPNIMGKVKRTLSQFTPAQWDKDEWHPLLGPWRFIQVLTLCIVFLTVELNTFFLKFCLWIPPRNPLIVYRLVLWWLIAIPTIREYNSYLQDRKPVKKVGAFCWLSVAICIIELLICIKFGHGLFPQPMPMWLVVFWTSIAVVLLIFLIVWSGQLHRTLRRKQQ; encoded by the exons ATGGATGTTAATGGTGACAGGAGACAACGGAGAAAGAATCGCACTGCTCAGGAAAATGGTGACATGGGTCCATTAGTTGCTGCTGCTGATGAGCTGGATCCCTGGACTGCATGGGCATACAAACCTCGTACCATTACGTTGTTGCTTGTTGGTGCATGCTTTCTAAT GCCTTCCTTCCTGGTCTACAATGCAGCTAAAGAGATGCCTTACTTCATATATTTAAG TTGGGCTAGTGGGGCTCTTGATCCTCAAAGTAGTTCATCCGGTGATATTGTTACTTCCGTGAAAAG GGGCGTATGGGCAATGATTGCAGTTTTTCTTGCTTACTGCTTGCTTCAAGCCCCGTCAAC GATACTTATTAGGCCGCATCCTGCAATCTGGAGATTAGTTCATGGCATGGCTGTTATTTATCTTGTTGCTCTCACGTTTCTGCTTTTCCAG AATCGAGATGATGCTCGTCAATTCATGAAATTTCTTCACCCTGATCTTGGCGTTG AACTTCCTGAGAGATCATATGGTGCTGATTGCAGAATCTATATGCctgaaaatcccacaaacaggTTTAAGAATGTTTAT GATACACTTTTTGATGAATTTGTGTTGGCTCATATCTTTGGATGGTGGGGTAAGGCTATAATGTTTCGTAATCAGCCCCTTTTGTGGGTCCTGTCAATTGGATTTGAGTTGATGGAG CTTACCTTCCGCCACATGTTGCCAAATTTCAATGAGTGCTGGTGGGACAGCATTGTTCTTGATATATTAATCTGCAATTGGTTTG GTATCTGGGCTGGAATGCATACAGTTCGCTACTTTGATGCGAAAACGTATGAGTGGGTTGGTATAAGCCGGCAACCAAATATTATGGGCAAG GTCAAACGAACGCTAAGTCAGTTTACACCAGCGCAGTGGGACAAAGATGAGTGGCACCCCCTACTTGGTCCATGGCGTTTCATACAAGTGTTGACTTTATGCATTGTGTTCTTGACTGTTGAGCTCAACACTTTCTTTCTTAAGTTTTGTCTTTGGATTCCTCCTCGCAACCCACTGATTGTGTATAGGTTGGTCTTGTGGTGGCTAATCGCAATACCAACAATTCGTGAGTACAATTCATACCTACAGGATCg AAAACCTGTGAAGAAGGTGGGCGCATTTTGTTGGCTTTCTGTTGCTATCTGCATCATTGAGCTCCTCATCTGTATCAAGTTTGGACATG GATTATTCCCCCAGCCAATGCCTATGTGGTTGGTGGTTTTCTGGACTTCCATCGCTGTTGTCCTTTTGATATTTTTGATTGTGTGGTCGGGGCAACTGCATCGGACGCTGCGGAGAAAACAACAATGA
- the LOC131302077 gene encoding amino acid transporter AVT6B-like → MKPENPDAESAAPLLPELRSPETQCPSGGALVSGAVFNVSTSMIGAGIMSIPATFKVLGVIPGFILIPIVALSVEITVEFLLRYTNSGKVVTYGGLMAESFGKIGSIALQVCVMVTNLGAMIIYLIIIGRLISYVSVDQTPKDHPTR, encoded by the exons ATGAAGCCCGAAAACCCAGATGCCGAATCGGCCGCTCCGCTCCTGCCCGAGCTCCGGTCGCCGGAAACCCAATGTCCCAGCGGCGGCGCGTTGGTTTCAGGCGCGGTGTTCAACGTCTCCACCAGCATGATAGGCGCCGGAATCATGTCGATCCCGGCGACCTTCAAGGTGCTGGGCGTAATCCCGGGCTTCATTCTGATACCGATCGTGGCTTTATCGGTGGAGATAACGGTGGAGTTCCTTTTGCGGTACACGAATTCCGGTAAAGTGGTTACTTACGGCGGTCTCATGGCGGAGTCGTTTGGGAAAATCGGGTCGATTGCGCTTCAAGTTTGCGTGATGGTAACGAACCTTGGTGCGATGATTATTTACTTGATTATAATCG GAAGATTAATTTCTTATGTGAGTGTTGATCAAACGCCCAAGGATCATCCCACTAGGTAA
- the LOC131302079 gene encoding putative F-box protein At3g24700: MAEVLVLDAGIRDLLLIPLSVVMMVLIGFLGYSISNLMDSSRSPDGNSKIVKTYVATARNLRAKSFRANKDQSVASSSWHLLPDDVIDEILSRLPVKSLIRFKSVCKRWHALPTNPNFIGSHLRHVNTPDRLVSWNGNHDGLIVEHDAFHVFTEGEFARYFQPVNLNFGFDRKPDLVLGPCDGIFCLYWRPNSAICSRVGSNVERLPTIALWNPATRAFSILPVSNFDVPPYRKVAYCMVGFGFDLTTKSIKVVKVVNFHREKVTRNAFINCAEVYELGPGSWRVLNVDDIVQEVYVSDEAIISMYNHNDGVFHCTHSPTTVDAALTLTIYLGS, translated from the exons ATGGCGGAAGTTTTGGTATTGGACGCGGGGATCAGAGATTTGCTGCTGATCCCTCTATCGGTGGTGATGATGGTTCTCATCGGATTCCTTGGCTACTCCATTTCTAATCTCATGGATTCTTCGCGGTCCCCCGACGGCAATTCCAAAATCGTCAAAACATACGTGGCTAC GGCTAGAAATCTACGGGCCAAGTCGTTCCGAGCTAACAAG GATCAATCAGTGGCAAGCAGCAGCTGGCATCTTCTTCCTGATGATGTAATTGATGAAATCCTTTCGAGATTGCCCGTCAAATCTCTAATCCGATTCAAGAGTGTTTGTAAAAgatggcatgctcttcctacaAACCCTAACTTTATTGGCTCACATCTGAGACATGTTAATACTCCCGATAGGCTGGTCAGTTGGAATGGTAACCATGACGGTCTGATAGTTGAGCATGATGCCTTTCATGTATTCACAGAAGGTGAGTTCGCACGTTATTTCCAGCCTGTGAATCTTAACTTTGGATTTGACAGGAAACCAGATTTAGTTTTGGGTCCCTGTGACGGCATATTTTGTTTATACTGGCGGCCAAATAGTGCTATTTGTTCTCGAGTTGGATCTAATGTCGAGCGGCTACCAACTATTGCCCTCTGGAATCCTGCAACTAGGGCATTTAGCATTCTCCCCGTGTCCAACTTTGACGTCCCACCATATAGGAAGGTGGCTTATTGCatggttgggtttggttttgatctCACAACGAAAAGTATCAAGGTAGTTAAAGTTGTAAATTTCCACAGGGAGAAAGTTACCCGAAATGCTTTCATTAATTGTGCTGAAGTTTACGAATTAGGTCCTGGTTCTTGGAGAGTTCTCAATGTGGATGATATTGTCCAAGAGGTATATGTCTCGGATGAAGCAATCATCAGCATGTACAATCACAACGATGGTGTTTTTCATTGCACTCACTCCCCAACGACCGTGGACGCGGCGTTGACACTGACTATCTATTTGGGGAGCTAG
- the LOC131302080 gene encoding CDP-diacylglycerol--serine O-phosphatidyltransferase 1-like isoform X2: MDVNGDRRQRRKNRTAQENGDMGPLVAAADELDPWTAWAYKPRTITLLLVGACFLIWASGALDPQSSSSGDIVTSVKRGVWAMIAVFLAYCLLQAPSTILIRPHPAIWRLVHGMAVIYLVALTFLLFQNRDDARQFMKFLHPDLGVELPERSYGADCRIYMPENPTNRFKNVYDTLFDEFVLAHIFGWWGKAIMFRNQPLLWVLSIGFELMELTFRHMLPNFNECWWDSIVLDILICNWFGIWAGMHTVRYFDAKTYEWVGISRQPNIMGKVKRTLSQFTPAQWDKDEWHPLLGPWRFIQVLTLCIVFLTVELNTFFLKFCLWIPPRNPLIVYRLVLWWLIAIPTIREYNSYLQDRKPVKKVGAFCWLSVAICIIELLICIKFGHGLFPQPMPMWLVVFWTSIAVVLLIFLIVWSGQLHRTLRRKQQ; encoded by the exons ATGGATGTTAATGGTGACAGGAGACAACGGAGAAAGAATCGCACTGCTCAGGAAAATGGTGACATGGGTCCATTAGTTGCTGCTGCTGATGAGCTGGATCCCTGGACTGCATGGGCATACAAACCTCGTACCATTACGTTGTTGCTTGTTGGTGCATGCTTTCTAAT TTGGGCTAGTGGGGCTCTTGATCCTCAAAGTAGTTCATCCGGTGATATTGTTACTTCCGTGAAAAG GGGCGTATGGGCAATGATTGCAGTTTTTCTTGCTTACTGCTTGCTTCAAGCCCCGTCAAC GATACTTATTAGGCCGCATCCTGCAATCTGGAGATTAGTTCATGGCATGGCTGTTATTTATCTTGTTGCTCTCACGTTTCTGCTTTTCCAG AATCGAGATGATGCTCGTCAATTCATGAAATTTCTTCACCCTGATCTTGGCGTTG AACTTCCTGAGAGATCATATGGTGCTGATTGCAGAATCTATATGCctgaaaatcccacaaacaggTTTAAGAATGTTTAT GATACACTTTTTGATGAATTTGTGTTGGCTCATATCTTTGGATGGTGGGGTAAGGCTATAATGTTTCGTAATCAGCCCCTTTTGTGGGTCCTGTCAATTGGATTTGAGTTGATGGAG CTTACCTTCCGCCACATGTTGCCAAATTTCAATGAGTGCTGGTGGGACAGCATTGTTCTTGATATATTAATCTGCAATTGGTTTG GTATCTGGGCTGGAATGCATACAGTTCGCTACTTTGATGCGAAAACGTATGAGTGGGTTGGTATAAGCCGGCAACCAAATATTATGGGCAAG GTCAAACGAACGCTAAGTCAGTTTACACCAGCGCAGTGGGACAAAGATGAGTGGCACCCCCTACTTGGTCCATGGCGTTTCATACAAGTGTTGACTTTATGCATTGTGTTCTTGACTGTTGAGCTCAACACTTTCTTTCTTAAGTTTTGTCTTTGGATTCCTCCTCGCAACCCACTGATTGTGTATAGGTTGGTCTTGTGGTGGCTAATCGCAATACCAACAATTCGTGAGTACAATTCATACCTACAGGATCg AAAACCTGTGAAGAAGGTGGGCGCATTTTGTTGGCTTTCTGTTGCTATCTGCATCATTGAGCTCCTCATCTGTATCAAGTTTGGACATG GATTATTCCCCCAGCCAATGCCTATGTGGTTGGTGGTTTTCTGGACTTCCATCGCTGTTGTCCTTTTGATATTTTTGATTGTGTGGTCGGGGCAACTGCATCGGACGCTGCGGAGAAAACAACAATGA
- the LOC131302075 gene encoding alpha-soluble NSF attachment protein-like codes for MSDQIARAEDYEKKAEKKLSGWGLFSSKYEDAADLFDKAANSFKLAKSWDQAGSTYIKLANCHLKMDSKHEAASAYANAANCYKKTNSKESISCLEQAVNLFLEIGRLSMSARYYKDIAELYEAEHNFEQAIVYYERAADLFQSEEVTTSANQCRQKIAQFAAQLEDYQKSIEIYEDIARQSMNTNLLKYGVRGHLLNAGICQLCKGKGDAVAINNALERYQDLDPTFSGTREYKLLADLADAIDQEDVAKFTDAVKEFDSMTQLDAWKTTLLLRVKEVLKAKELEDDDLT; via the exons ATGTCGGATCAGATTGCGAGAGCAGAAGATTACGAGAAGAAAGCCGAGAAGAAGCTCAGCGGTTGGGGCCTCTTCAGCTCCAAATACGAAGACGCCGCCGATTTGTTCGATAAAGCCGCCAATTCCTTCAAGCTCGCCAAATCAT GGGACCAAGCAGGATCAACCTATATCAAGTTAGCAAACTGTCATTTAAAG ATGGATAGCAAACATGAAGCTGCTAGTGCTTATGCTAATGCTGCCAATTGTTACAAGAAGACAAATTCTAAAG AGTCCATATCTTGTCTAGAGCAAGCGGTTAATCTATTTTTGGAGATTGGAAGGCTCAGCATGTCGGCAAGATATTACAAG GACATTGCTGAATTATATGAGGCTGAACATAACTTCGAGCAGGCTATTGTTTACTATGAAAGAGCTGCTGATCTTTTCCAAAGTGAAGAAGTAACAACATCTGCAAATCAGTGCAGGCAGAAAATTGCACAATTCGCTGCCCAACTAGAAGA CTACCAGAAGTCAATCGAGATTTATGAGGATATAGCACGGCAATCTATGAACACTAATTTGCTGAAGTATGGAGTTAGAGGACATCTTCTTAACGCTGGGATTTGCCAACTCTGTAAAGGCAAAGGGGATGCTGTTGCAATTAACAACGCATTAGAGCGATACCAG GATCTGGATCCAACTTTTTCTGGAACACGAGAGTACAAATTGCTGGCG GATTTGGCTGATGCAATTGACCAGGAAGATGTTGCCAAGTTCACTGATGCTGTGAAGGAATTTGATAGCATGACCCAGCtg GATGCTTGGAAGACAACCCTTCTGTTGAGAGTGAAGGAAGTGCTGAAGGCAAAAGAACTAGAGGACGATGATCTTACTTAA